The following proteins come from a genomic window of Misgurnus anguillicaudatus chromosome 10, ASM2758022v2, whole genome shotgun sequence:
- the ptp4a3b gene encoding protein tyrosine phosphatase type IVA 3 codes for MVRMNRPAPVEVCYKNMRFLITHNPTNATLNSFIEDLKNYGATTVVRVCEITYDKTPLEKDGITVMDWPFDDGAPPPTKIVDDWLSLLKNKFCEDPGCCVAVHCVAGLGRAPVLVALALIESGMKYEDAIQFIRQKRRGAINSKQLTYLEKYRPKQRLRFKDPHNHKSKCCLM; via the exons ATGGTCAGGATGAACCGTCCGGCTCCCGTTGAGGTCTGCTACAAAAACATGCGCTTCTTGATCACGCACAACCCCACCAATGCAACATTAAATAGCTTCATAGAG GATTTGAAGAACTATGGGGCAACAACAGTGGTGCGCGTGTGTGAAATAACCTATGATAAGACACCACTGGAAAAGGATGGAATTACAGTCATG GACTGGCCTTTTGATGATGGTGCTCCTCCTCCTACTAAAATTGTGGACGACTGGCTCAGTCTACTGAAAAATAAGTTCTGCGAGGATCCAGGCTGCTGTGTGGCTGTTCACTGTGTGGCTGGACTTGGCCG GGCTCCTGTGCTGGTGGCTTTGGCACTTATAGAGAGTGGAATGAAATACGAGGATGCCATTCAGTTTATCAGACA AAAACGCCGGGGCGCCATCAACAGCAAGCAGCTGACTTACCTGGAGAAGTACCGCCCCAAACAGAGACTGCGTTTCAAAGACCCACACAATCACAAAAGCAAATGCTGCCTAATGTGA